One Strix uralensis isolate ZFMK-TIS-50842 chromosome 9, bStrUra1, whole genome shotgun sequence DNA segment encodes these proteins:
- the CCL20 gene encoding C-C motif chemokine 20: MAGFSSKSLVLVSLLGLLELLLCGTSEAQSNQDCCLSYTKVRLPRWSLKGYTEQLSSEVCDIHAIIFHTHSGLNACVNPKEGWVKKHLLFLSHKLKKMSM; the protein is encoded by the exons ATGGCTGGCTTTAGCAGCAAGAGCTTGGTCCTGGTTTCCCTGCTGGGGCTCCTGGAGCTGCTCCTGTGTGGCACCTCGGAAG CACAAAGCAACCAGGATTGCTGCCTGTCTTACACCAAAGTGCGTCTGCCTCGATGGTCCCTGAAGGGTTATACTGAACAGCTCTCCAGTGAAGTCTGTGATATCCATGCGATCAT tttccaCACCCACAGTGGACTGAATGCCTGTGTAAATCCTAAGGAAGGCTGGGTGAAGAAGCATCTTCTTTTCCTGAG CCATAAGCTCAAGAAGATGTCCATGTGA